One genomic segment of Marinitoga piezophila KA3 includes these proteins:
- a CDS encoding class II glutamine amidotransferase has translation MIGYSFKKNENINFLFNHLKTMAKDGIKAPHDDGWGIAAFVSDKEVVFHKSMQPVFNEDDLNIESYLGMIHARKASDNLEKTFLQLHPYFIKDTFFSHNGTIYLDKIDNVFGTDSFEYFKALYDFNNFNDLKEKIKEFISKNSYSGINFLMIRNNELYVFCNYTRTEDYFTLWYTENDTGFIVASEKMDNSFIPFENGMLAKIVNGKMENILYI, from the coding sequence ATGATTGGTTATTCATTTAAAAAAAATGAAAATATAAATTTTTTGTTTAATCATTTGAAGACTATGGCGAAGGATGGAATTAAAGCTCCTCATGATGATGGCTGGGGGATTGCAGCTTTTGTTTCTGATAAGGAAGTGGTTTTTCATAAATCCATGCAACCGGTTTTTAATGAAGATGATTTAAATATAGAATCATACCTTGGTATGATTCATGCAAGGAAAGCTTCTGATAATCTTGAAAAAACTTTTTTACAGTTGCATCCATATTTTATAAAAGATACCTTTTTTTCACATAACGGGACAATATATCTCGATAAGATAGATAATGTTTTTGGTACAGATAGCTTTGAATATTTTAAGGCTTTGTATGATTTTAACAATTTCAATGATTTAAAGGAAAAGATTAAGGAGTTTATTTCTAAAAATTCTTATTCGGGTATAAATTTCTTAATGATTAGAAATAATGAATTATATGTATTTTGTAATTATACACGCACAGAAGATTATTTTACTCTGTGGTATACAGAAAATGATACAGGGTTTATTGTTGCTTCTGAAAAAATGGATAATTCATTTATCCCTTTTGAAAATGGTATGCTGGCAAAAATAGTTAATGGAAAAATGGAAAATATTCTTTATATTTAA
- a CDS encoding D-alanyl-D-alanine carboxypeptidase/D-alanyl-D-alanine-endopeptidase, which yields MTYIEKKIKEFKGFCGILVKDLKKNEIIYSYNENKFFTPASVTKLFTTFAVFEIFKKEYIFSTKFYFTNGDLIVKGCGDPTIDLKTFDMILNKIKERSGKVFFDTLVIDDSLFNNNEFFGYGWMYNDEENPYIKPFNIKDFVPENNYYAELLELLKPLFIKHRFPIECINSGNVEEKETPFYIHKSAEIDKITEIMMKNSDNYIAEMFFRMLSVKKYGKGEIEKSIEVLKEELYKNLGLEYEEDYVITDGAGLSRYNLISPLTAVKVFEYMLEKYGDRFLNILAYTKSYGTLENRFNFDVWGKTGTLTGVSGLTGLLITKKGRKFIFSLFENNYVYEKTYGKIFENDIINYLYNTF from the coding sequence ATGACTTATATTGAAAAGAAGATAAAAGAATTCAAGGGATTTTGTGGTATTTTAGTAAAAGATTTAAAAAAGAATGAAATAATTTATTCTTATAATGAGAATAAATTCTTTACACCTGCTTCTGTGACAAAGTTATTTACCACATTTGCGGTATTTGAAATTTTTAAAAAAGAATATATATTTAGCACAAAATTTTATTTCACAAATGGCGATCTTATAGTAAAGGGGTGTGGAGATCCAACTATTGATTTAAAGACATTTGATATGATTTTAAACAAAATAAAAGAAAGATCAGGAAAGGTTTTTTTTGACACCTTAGTAATAGATGATTCACTATTTAATAACAATGAATTTTTTGGATATGGATGGATGTATAACGATGAAGAAAATCCTTATATAAAGCCATTTAATATAAAAGACTTTGTTCCGGAAAATAACTATTATGCAGAATTACTGGAATTATTAAAACCGTTGTTTATAAAACATAGATTTCCAATTGAGTGTATTAACAGTGGTAATGTAGAAGAAAAAGAAACTCCTTTTTATATTCATAAATCTGCTGAAATAGATAAAATCACAGAAATTATGATGAAAAACAGTGATAATTATATTGCAGAAATGTTCTTTAGAATGTTATCTGTAAAAAAATATGGCAAGGGCGAAATTGAAAAAAGTATAGAAGTTTTAAAAGAAGAATTATATAAGAATCTTGGTCTCGAATATGAAGAAGATTATGTAATTACAGATGGAGCAGGATTATCAAGATACAATCTGATTTCACCATTAACAGCAGTAAAAGTATTTGAATATATGCTGGAAAAATACGGGGATAGATTTTTAAACATTCTTGCATATACCAAAAGTTATGGAACACTGGAAAATAGATTTAATTTTGATGTATGGGGAAAAACCGGGACCTTAACAGGTGTTTCAGGATTAACTGGATTACTGATTACCAAAAAAGGGAGAAAATTTATTTTTTCATTATTTGAAAATAATTATGTTTATGAAAAAACTTATGGAAAAATTTTTGAGAATGACATAATTAACTATTTATATAATACTTTTTAA
- the lysA gene encoding diaminopimelate decarboxylase gives MEEILKKIESEYGTPVYVYFEKEIKNRIKNVKEIFEGINLIPTFALKANNNPALIKIMYESGFGADIVTVGEYKGAEIAGVPKEKIVWNGNGKSKEDMKFLKDKIKYVNIDSFEEMELWKNIKTENIEFFLRVNPDVDAKTHPHISTGLKKNKFGIPAVKLEEFMNKYNDNRIKGIHFHIGSQITEISPFIDAFKIGLEISKKYNFKKINIGGGWGINYDGKEINLNEYKEKVIPILKYYDEVILELGRYIMGPSGILLLNITRVKQGIDKVFVVTNGGMNLLIRPVLYNAYHEPVFLNPTGKKAKIDIVGPLCESGDKLLWDKELPIPEENSLVYFKNAGAYGFSMSNNYNSTLKPAEVLITENEEIKLIRKRESYEDLYKNIIL, from the coding sequence ATGGAAGAAATATTAAAAAAGATTGAAAGTGAATATGGAACGCCTGTTTATGTATATTTTGAAAAGGAAATAAAAAATCGCATTAAAAATGTTAAGGAAATCTTTGAAGGAATAAACCTTATACCAACATTTGCATTAAAAGCAAACAATAATCCTGCTTTAATTAAAATTATGTACGAATCTGGTTTTGGGGCAGATATAGTTACAGTTGGTGAATATAAAGGAGCAGAAATAGCAGGAGTTCCAAAAGAAAAAATAGTATGGAATGGAAATGGCAAAAGCAAAGAAGATATGAAATTTCTAAAAGATAAGATAAAGTATGTAAATATAGATTCCTTTGAAGAAATGGAATTATGGAAAAACATTAAAACAGAAAATATTGAATTCTTTTTAAGAGTTAATCCAGATGTTGACGCCAAAACACATCCGCATATTTCCACAGGTTTAAAGAAAAATAAATTTGGTATTCCAGCTGTTAAACTGGAAGAATTTATGAACAAATATAACGATAATAGAATAAAAGGAATACATTTTCATATAGGATCTCAAATTACTGAAATTTCACCATTTATAGATGCGTTTAAAATCGGATTGGAAATTTCAAAAAAATATAATTTCAAAAAAATAAACATAGGCGGAGGCTGGGGAATAAATTATGATGGAAAAGAAATTAATTTAAATGAATACAAAGAAAAAGTTATTCCGATCTTAAAATATTATGATGAAGTAATACTGGAATTGGGAAGATATATAATGGGGCCATCAGGAATATTATTGCTCAATATTACACGCGTGAAACAGGGAATTGATAAGGTATTTGTTGTAACTAACGGTGGAATGAATCTATTAATAAGACCGGTGTTATACAATGCATATCATGAACCGGTATTCTTAAATCCAACAGGCAAAAAAGCTAAAATAGACATAGTTGGACCATTATGCGAAAGTGGAGATAAGTTATTATGGGATAAAGAGCTGCCAATACCAGAAGAAAATTCTCTTGTTTACTTTAAAAACGCAGGTGCATATGGCTTTTCAATGTCTAATAACTACAATTCAACCTTAAAACCTGCAGAAGTTCTTATTACCGAAAATGAAGAAATAAAATTAATAAGAAAAAGAGAAAGCTATGAAGATTTATACAAAAATATAATACTTTAA
- a CDS encoding L,D-transpeptidase, whose translation MNEYFYDKKETFGFKKEIAGFNIYEPFYRELNLKDKGSDVWRLKYLYSRYLFYKGKGTDYIINNELDENFFSSFKNFMKENNINSEIINREAIKKLLDNVNEEFYFFVEVELPDNRENPGIFKLYDNTGNMLFSCKVRGHGQHDVETQKSQAMEDGDTPIGIYIASYESGILKNNVKDYGPGGLFRLWYPLYGYAYDIYKVNRDGILIHSGTTNEDLRRSHGCVVMHNDNVLKVQKIMIEKIKHPYIMPTKYVEFYTGIVFIKRRIP comes from the coding sequence ATGAATGAATATTTTTATGATAAAAAAGAAACATTTGGTTTTAAAAAGGAAATAGCGGGATTTAATATATATGAACCTTTCTATCGTGAGCTAAACTTAAAAGATAAAGGATCAGATGTATGGAGGTTAAAATATTTATATTCACGATATCTATTCTATAAAGGAAAAGGGACAGATTACATTATAAACAATGAGCTTGATGAAAATTTCTTTAGTAGTTTTAAAAATTTTATGAAAGAAAATAATATAAATTCAGAAATTATAAACAGAGAGGCAATAAAAAAACTCCTTGATAATGTTAACGAAGAATTTTATTTCTTCGTTGAAGTTGAACTTCCTGATAACAGAGAAAATCCAGGAATATTTAAATTATATGATAATACAGGCAATATGTTGTTTTCATGTAAGGTTAGGGGGCATGGACAACATGACGTTGAAACACAGAAAAGTCAGGCTATGGAAGATGGAGACACTCCAATAGGTATATATATCGCTTCATATGAATCAGGGATATTAAAAAATAATGTGAAAGATTATGGTCCAGGAGGGCTTTTTAGATTATGGTATCCATTATATGGCTATGCTTATGATATTTATAAAGTAAATAGAGATGGGATATTAATACATTCTGGAACTACAAATGAGGATTTAAGAAGATCTCATGGTTGCGTTGTAATGCATAACGATAATGTACTAAAAGTGCAAAAAATAATGATAGAAAAAATAAAACATCCATATATAATGCCAACAAAATATGTGGAGTTTTATACAGGTATTGTATTCATAAAAAGAAGGATACCTTGA
- a CDS encoding ABC transporter substrate-binding protein, with translation MRKFLLVGVLIIAILSFAAVKDPETLVSLAIGDPSTLDPHRAYDLASGEVIYNVYDMLLEYDGSSLSKFLPRLAEEVPTVENGLISPDGKTYKFKIRKGVKFHSGNELTPYDVEYTFERALIGDPGGGPIWMFYEVFFGKYFGLKDAVKGLTGHAWSELVNIDTGEPTSPEAKKILEDFYKKYIDPVVEVDGDYVVFHLAEPKAYFLNIITGSSWGAILDSKKAKEIGLWDGKVDGWWKYHDWKKEDSPLHLTEIGSGPYILDRWDRTEGKVILKAFEDYWRGPAKLKNIVIWVVSEWSTRKAMLEKGDADVVIAPTQYLSQLRDNPDIEIIDNLPRATVNTISFIWQVKAGSPYAGSGKLDGKGIPLDFFSDKNVRLAFLRSINYQKIIDDVMDGYGMIVPAILPKGFLGYDDSLPKPRFSIEEATKYFKRAFRGQLWRKGFKMIVLYNTGNETRQKTAELLADTLKQINPKFQIETRGVQWPTYLDARKNSKIPIYIGGWVADYPDPNNFIYTFYHSNGTYGSFFGEKYKVFANKPQAFFGGKSLNQMIEDAVAETNPAKRQEMYVKIQQFVIREGIGAPLFQTIGVRVQRSWVKGWVPNPIRPGDDYYKMWKSDK, from the coding sequence GTGAGAAAGTTTTTATTGGTAGGGGTTTTGATTATTGCTATTTTGTCTTTTGCTGCAGTAAAGGATCCAGAAACATTAGTAAGCTTAGCCATTGGTGATCCAAGTACATTGGACCCACATAGGGCATATGACCTTGCAAGTGGAGAGGTTATATACAATGTTTATGATATGCTTCTTGAATATGATGGATCCAGTTTAAGCAAATTTTTGCCAAGATTAGCAGAAGAAGTGCCAACAGTTGAAAATGGATTAATTTCACCAGATGGAAAAACATACAAATTCAAAATTAGAAAAGGTGTTAAATTCCACAGTGGAAACGAATTAACACCATATGATGTTGAATACACCTTTGAAAGAGCATTAATAGGTGATCCAGGGGGAGGACCTATCTGGATGTTCTATGAAGTATTCTTTGGTAAATACTTTGGATTAAAAGATGCTGTAAAGGGATTAACAGGTCATGCTTGGTCAGAATTAGTTAATATTGATACCGGAGAACCAACAAGTCCTGAAGCAAAAAAGATTCTTGAAGATTTCTACAAAAAATATATCGATCCTGTAGTAGAAGTTGATGGAGATTATGTAGTATTTCATTTAGCAGAACCAAAAGCATACTTTTTAAACATTATTACAGGTTCTTCCTGGGGTGCAATTTTAGATAGTAAAAAGGCTAAAGAAATTGGATTATGGGATGGAAAGGTAGACGGATGGTGGAAATATCATGACTGGAAAAAAGAAGATTCACCGTTACATTTAACAGAAATAGGTTCAGGACCATATATTCTTGACAGATGGGATAGAACAGAAGGTAAAGTTATATTAAAAGCATTTGAAGACTACTGGAGAGGACCAGCAAAATTAAAGAATATAGTAATATGGGTTGTATCTGAATGGTCAACAAGAAAAGCAATGCTTGAAAAAGGTGATGCAGATGTTGTTATAGCTCCAACCCAGTATTTGTCACAATTAAGGGATAATCCGGATATAGAAATAATAGATAACTTACCAAGAGCAACAGTGAATACAATAAGTTTTATCTGGCAGGTAAAAGCAGGTTCACCATATGCAGGAAGTGGAAAACTTGACGGTAAAGGTATACCACTTGATTTCTTCTCAGATAAAAATGTAAGATTGGCATTCTTAAGGTCAATAAATTATCAGAAGATAATAGATGATGTTATGGATGGATATGGTATGATTGTACCTGCAATATTGCCTAAAGGATTCTTGGGATATGATGATTCATTACCAAAACCAAGATTTAGCATTGAAGAAGCAACAAAATACTTCAAGAGAGCATTTAGAGGTCAGTTATGGAGAAAAGGATTTAAAATGATAGTATTGTATAACACAGGAAACGAAACAAGACAGAAAACAGCAGAATTATTAGCAGATACATTAAAACAGATAAATCCAAAATTCCAGATAGAGACAAGAGGAGTTCAATGGCCAACATATCTTGATGCAAGAAAGAACAGTAAAATACCTATTTATATAGGTGGTTGGGTTGCAGACTATCCAGATCCAAACAACTTTATTTACACATTCTATCACAGTAATGGAACATATGGAAGTTTCTTTGGAGAAAAATATAAGGTATTTGCAAATAAACCACAGGCATTCTTTGGCGGAAAATCATTAAATCAAATGATAGAAGATGCAGTTGCAGAAACAAATCCGGCTAAAAGACAGGAAATGTATGTAAAAATTCAGCAATTTGTTATAAGAGAAGGTATAGGAGCACCATTATTCCAGACAATAGGAGTAAGAGTTCAGAGATCTTGGGTTAAAGGTTGGGTGCCAAATCCTATAAGACCAGGTGACGATTATTACAAAATGTGGAAATCAGATAAATAA
- a CDS encoding ABC transporter substrate-binding protein: MKKLLVALLVVVSVFAFATVMNPDTIVDLTIGEPSTLDPHQAYDTASGEVIFNVYDNLIEYVGSSLSEFAPRIAESWEVNGNTVKFKIRKGVKFHSGNELTPYDVEYTFERALIGNPGGGPIWMFYEVFFGDYFSLKSAVKGLTGHSWNELVNPETKEPVNDEAKQILLDFYKKYIDSKVEVQGDYVIFHLAAPKAYFLNVIAQGSSWGAILDSKAAKDLGLWDGKADGWWKFHDWKKESSPLYAKEIGSGPYELVEWNRAEQKVILKAFDEYWRGPAKIKNVVIWGVDEWSTRKAMLEKGEADIAAVPTQYLDQVRGNPDLEVIEGLPSVSVTTLNFNWQVKPDSPYIGSGKLDGQGIPVDFFADKNVRLGFIASFDYQKMIDEVLNGFGELVPTALPKGFLGYDDNLPKPKYDLTAATRYFKRAFRGQLWRKGFKMTILYNTGNEARQKSAELLADSLKKINPKFQVEARGVQWPTFLDARKNGKMPLYILGWLADYPDPNNFIYTFYHSDGDYGYYFGDKYAEFANKPQAFFGGKSLNQMIIDAASATDPKVREEKYIKIQEFVIREGLGVPLYQPIGVRVHRKWLKGWYPNAIRPGDDYYRYYKSDE; encoded by the coding sequence ATGAAGAAACTTTTAGTGGCACTTTTAGTGGTAGTTTCAGTGTTTGCATTTGCTACAGTTATGAACCCCGATACAATCGTTGACTTAACAATCGGGGAACCAAGTACATTAGATCCACATCAGGCTTATGATACAGCTAGTGGAGAAGTTATTTTTAACGTTTATGACAACCTTATTGAATATGTTGGTTCAAGCTTGAGCGAATTTGCTCCAAGAATAGCTGAATCATGGGAAGTAAACGGAAACACAGTTAAATTTAAAATTAGAAAAGGTGTTAAATTCCACAGCGGAAACGAATTAACACCATACGATGTTGAATACACATTCGAAAGAGCATTAATAGGAAATCCTGGTGGAGGACCTATCTGGATGTTCTACGAAGTATTCTTTGGAGATTACTTCAGTTTAAAATCAGCAGTTAAAGGTTTAACAGGTCACTCATGGAATGAATTAGTAAATCCAGAAACAAAAGAACCTGTTAACGATGAAGCAAAACAGATCTTATTAGACTTCTACAAAAAATACATCGATTCAAAAGTTGAAGTTCAGGGAGATTATGTAATTTTCCATTTAGCAGCACCAAAAGCTTACTTCTTAAACGTTATTGCTCAGGGTTCATCATGGGGAGCAATTTTAGACAGCAAAGCTGCTAAGGACTTAGGATTATGGGACGGTAAAGCAGATGGATGGTGGAAATTCCACGACTGGAAAAAAGAATCTTCACCATTATACGCAAAAGAAATCGGTTCAGGTCCATATGAATTAGTTGAATGGAACAGAGCAGAACAGAAAGTTATCTTAAAAGCATTCGATGAATACTGGAGAGGTCCAGCTAAGATAAAGAATGTAGTTATCTGGGGTGTTGACGAATGGTCAACAAGAAAAGCTATGTTAGAAAAAGGTGAAGCAGATATCGCAGCAGTTCCAACACAATACTTAGATCAGGTAAGAGGAAATCCTGATTTAGAAGTTATTGAAGGATTACCAAGCGTATCAGTTACAACACTTAACTTCAACTGGCAGGTAAAACCAGATTCACCATATATCGGAAGCGGAAAATTAGACGGACAGGGTATTCCTGTAGACTTCTTTGCAGACAAAAACGTAAGATTAGGTTTCATTGCTTCATTTGATTACCAGAAGATGATTGATGAAGTATTAAACGGATTTGGTGAATTAGTACCTACAGCATTACCAAAAGGATTCTTGGGTTACGATGATAACTTACCAAAACCAAAATATGACTTAACAGCAGCAACAAGATACTTCAAGAGAGCATTCAGAGGACAACTCTGGAGAAAAGGATTCAAAATGACAATTCTTTACAATACAGGTAACGAAGCAAGACAGAAATCAGCAGAATTATTAGCAGACTCATTAAAGAAAATCAATCCTAAATTCCAGGTTGAAGCAAGAGGTGTTCAGTGGCCAACATTCTTAGATGCAAGAAAGAACGGTAAAATGCCATTATACATCCTTGGTTGGTTAGCTGACTATCCAGATCCAAACAACTTTATTTACACATTCTACCACAGTGATGGTGACTATGGTTACTACTTTGGAGATAAATATGCAGAATTTGCAAACAAACCACAGGCATTCTTTGGCGGTAAATCATTGAACCAGATGATTATCGATGCTGCATCTGCAACAGATCCAAAAGTTAGGGAAGAAAAATACATTAAGATTCAGGAATTTGTAATTAGAGAAGGATTAGGCGTACCTCTTTATCAGCCAATTGGTGTAAGGGTACACAGAAAATGGTTAAAAGGTTGGTATCCAAACGCAATTAGACCAGGTGACGATTATTACAGATATTACAAATCAGACGAATAA
- a CDS encoding ABC transporter permease — MTAYIIRRLLLLPLIVFGVTLIVFGMMQLLGEDQLLAAYVDPNTLDKMSVEEMELIKHKYGLDQDPVTRYLKWMESVAKGDLGWSIVGKEPVKDAILHRLPSTVELALYAIFPIIGVGIWLGVQAALHHNKWQDHVIRIFSIVGWSFPDFVFGLLIILVFYSVLGWFPPGKISLWAERVINSPDFHQYTKLVTIDALLNGRFDIFWDGLRHLIGPILTLSYLWWAYLIRITRSSMMEVLRKDYVRTARAKGLPEKVVIHKHAKRNALIPVATVAGSMIIGLIMGVIIVETIFVRPGIGSFAAKAAGQLDYASIMGMLLFSSLILILGNLIIDISYALIDPRIRYE; from the coding sequence ATGACGGCGTATATTATAAGGAGATTATTATTGTTGCCTCTTATAGTATTTGGGGTAACATTAATAGTTTTCGGAATGATGCAGCTTCTTGGTGAAGACCAATTACTTGCTGCATATGTTGATCCAAATACATTGGATAAAATGTCTGTTGAAGAAATGGAATTGATCAAACACAAATATGGGCTTGATCAGGATCCAGTAACAAGATATTTAAAATGGATGGAAAGTGTAGCAAAAGGTGATCTTGGCTGGTCAATAGTTGGTAAAGAACCAGTTAAAGACGCTATTTTACACAGATTACCATCTACAGTTGAATTAGCATTATACGCAATATTCCCAATAATTGGAGTTGGTATATGGCTTGGTGTTCAGGCGGCACTGCATCATAATAAATGGCAGGATCACGTTATAAGAATTTTCTCAATTGTAGGGTGGTCATTTCCAGACTTTGTATTTGGTTTGCTTATAATTCTCGTATTTTATAGTGTTCTTGGATGGTTCCCCCCTGGAAAAATTAGTCTGTGGGCAGAAAGAGTTATTAACTCCCCGGACTTTCATCAATATACAAAGCTTGTAACTATTGATGCATTATTAAATGGAAGATTTGATATATTCTGGGATGGCTTAAGACATTTAATAGGCCCAATCCTCACATTATCATATTTATGGTGGGCATATCTTATTAGAATCACTCGTTCATCAATGATGGAAGTATTAAGAAAAGATTATGTAAGAACTGCAAGGGCAAAAGGATTACCAGAAAAGGTTGTTATTCACAAACATGCTAAAAGAAATGCATTAATCCCTGTTGCAACCGTTGCAGGTTCAATGATTATCGGTCTTATAATGGGGGTTATTATCGTTGAAACAATTTTTGTAAGACCTGGTATAGGAAGTTTTGCTGCAAAAGCAGCAGGACAGCTTGACTATGCATCTATAATGGGTATGTTGTTATTCTCATCATTGATTTTGATTCTTGGTAATTTGATAATCGACATATCATACGCATTAATCGATCCAAGAATTAGATACGAGTGA
- a CDS encoding ABC transporter ATP-binding protein, which translates to MKDPILKVDNLHTYFDTEDGEVRAVRGVSFEVYEGETISIVGESGSGKSVTSLSIMRLLDENGRIADGQILYKGTDLTKLSDEEMRHIRGKEIAMIFQEPMTALNPVFTIGDQIIEMVMLHLGLDEKAARERAIDLLRKVGIPEPEKRVDQYPHELSGGMRQRAMIAMALSCNPKVLIADEPTTALDVTIQAQILELMKELQKEYGMAIIFITHDLGVVAEMSDKAAVMYAGKIVEYGDIVSIFKKPRNPYTWGLMRSIPKINEEVDRLVSIPGTVPNPRRFPKGCGFSNRCFLAKERCKDEMPELVEVEPGHYSRCFYIDELVKEVEKARAGEN; encoded by the coding sequence ATGAAAGACCCAATTTTAAAGGTCGATAATTTACATACATATTTCGATACAGAAGACGGAGAAGTAAGAGCAGTAAGAGGCGTTTCTTTTGAAGTATATGAAGGAGAAACAATTTCTATAGTTGGTGAATCAGGTTCCGGTAAATCTGTAACTTCATTGAGTATAATGAGATTATTAGATGAAAATGGAAGAATTGCAGATGGTCAGATATTATATAAAGGTACAGATTTAACAAAGCTTTCAGACGAAGAAATGAGACATATTAGAGGTAAAGAAATTGCAATGATCTTCCAGGAACCAATGACAGCTTTAAACCCTGTATTTACAATTGGTGATCAGATAATAGAAATGGTTATGTTGCATTTAGGCCTTGACGAAAAGGCTGCAAGGGAAAGAGCAATTGACCTTTTAAGAAAGGTTGGTATTCCTGAACCAGAAAAACGTGTTGACCAATATCCACATGAACTTTCTGGTGGTATGAGACAAAGGGCAATGATTGCTATGGCTCTTTCATGTAATCCAAAGGTATTAATTGCCGATGAACCTACAACAGCGCTTGACGTTACAATTCAGGCTCAAATTCTTGAATTAATGAAGGAATTACAGAAAGAATATGGAATGGCTATTATCTTCATCACACACGACCTTGGTGTTGTTGCTGAAATGTCAGATAAAGCAGCAGTTATGTATGCAGGTAAAATAGTTGAATATGGTGATATTGTATCCATATTCAAAAAGCCAAGAAATCCATACACATGGGGATTAATGAGATCAATACCAAAAATCAATGAAGAAGTAGATAGATTGGTTTCAATTCCGGGAACAGTTCCAAATCCAAGAAGATTCCCTAAAGGATGTGGATTTTCAAACAGATGTTTCCTTGCTAAAGAAAGATGTAAGGATGAAATGCCTGAATTAGTAGAAGTAGAACCAGGCCATTATTCAAGATGTTTCTACATCGATGAATTGGTTAAAGAAGTGGAAAAAGCAAGGGCAGGTGAAAATTAA
- a CDS encoding ABC transporter ATP-binding protein, with protein sequence MSQENKKVLLQVDNLKKYFPVRAGVFKRVVAHVQAVDDITFKVYEGETIGLVGESGCGKSTTGMTILRLLNPTAGRIIVDGLDTTPLFLPRSRANKYIKEWYVDRFNKLLHEKKTEDEVIKSLDDELDRKYAKIYFDKGAHGLRHEMLSDLGDKRKWFRRNMQIIFQDPYSSLNPRMRIKNIIAEGLHTHGLVSSNAEATEIVKDLLEKVGLSSEYLYRFPHEFSGGQRQRIGIARALALNPKLIVADEAVSALDVSIQSQVINLLEDLQKEFKLTYVFIAHDLAVVKHISDRIAVMYLGKIVELADKKELFDNPMHPYTVSLMSAIPIPDPEYKKKRIILKGDVPSPINPPSGCRFHPRCPIAKDICAKKEPPLVTLENGHQVACHFAGQFKG encoded by the coding sequence ATGTCTCAGGAAAATAAAAAAGTATTATTACAGGTTGATAATCTAAAAAAATACTTCCCTGTAAGAGCAGGTGTTTTTAAAAGAGTAGTTGCACATGTTCAAGCTGTTGATGATATTACATTTAAAGTATATGAAGGAGAAACAATAGGTCTCGTTGGTGAATCAGGTTGTGGTAAAAGTACAACTGGTATGACAATTTTAAGATTATTAAACCCAACAGCAGGTAGAATAATAGTTGATGGCCTTGATACCACACCATTATTCTTACCAAGATCAAGGGCAAACAAATACATCAAAGAATGGTATGTAGATAGATTCAATAAATTATTACACGAAAAGAAAACAGAAGATGAAGTAATTAAATCATTAGATGATGAACTTGATAGAAAATATGCAAAGATTTACTTTGATAAAGGAGCACATGGATTAAGACATGAAATGCTCTCAGATTTAGGAGATAAAAGAAAATGGTTCAGAAGAAATATGCAAATCATCTTCCAGGATCCATATTCATCGTTAAACCCAAGAATGAGAATTAAAAATATAATTGCTGAAGGATTGCACACACACGGTCTTGTAAGCAGCAATGCAGAAGCAACAGAAATAGTAAAAGACCTTCTTGAAAAGGTTGGATTATCCTCAGAATACCTTTACAGATTCCCACACGAATTCTCAGGAGGTCAAAGACAGAGAATTGGTATTGCAAGGGCACTTGCATTAAATCCAAAACTTATTGTAGCTGACGAAGCTGTTTCAGCTCTTGACGTTTCAATTCAGTCACAGGTTATAAACCTATTAGAAGATTTACAAAAAGAATTTAAATTAACATATGTATTTATTGCTCACGACTTAGCAGTTGTTAAACACATCAGTGACAGAATTGCAGTTATGTATCTCGGTAAAATCGTTGAACTTGCTGATAAAAAGGAATTATTTGACAATCCAATGCATCCATATACAGTTTCACTTATGTCAGCAATTCCAATTCCAGATCCTGAATACAAGAAAAAGAGAATTATACTTAAAGGGGACGTTCCAAGTCCTATTAATCCACCAAGTGGATGTAGATTCCATCCAAGATGTCCAATTGCAAAGGATATCTGTGCTAAAAAGGAACCACCACTTGTTACACTTGAAAATGGACATCAGGTTGCATGTCACTTCGCAGGACAATTTAAAGGATAA